From one Streptomyces sp. ICC1 genomic stretch:
- a CDS encoding betaine/proline/choline family ABC transporter ATP-binding protein (Members of the family are the ATP-binding subunit of ABC transporters for substrates such as betaine, L-proline or other amino acids, choline, carnitine, etc. The substrate specificity is best determined from the substrate-binding subunit, rather than this subunit, as it interacts with the permease subunit and not with substrate directly.), with product MSTLIAEHVYKVFGRGPENGTAVAKAVRELESGATDREALRAEGTTAAVIDASFRVEPGQIFVVMGLSGSGKSTLLRMLNGLLEPTAGRILFDGEDLTALSARELRRVRSTKISMVFQHFALFPHRSVLENAGYGLEVQGVPRAERERRAAEALALCGLGGWENSWPDELSGGMQQRVGLARALATDADLLLMDESFSALDPLIRRDMQDQLLELQQSLGKTIVFITHDLNEAMRLGDSIAVMRDGRIVQQGTAEDILTRPADDYVASFIQDVDRSRVLTADAVMTDAAADLAACDCPTVAADTPLADLCAVSARVPHPVAVTDAAGAVVGSVDQGRLVAFIGDERRAPLRCAEVAA from the coding sequence GTGTCCACGCTCATAGCCGAGCACGTGTACAAGGTCTTCGGCAGGGGACCCGAGAACGGCACTGCCGTCGCGAAGGCGGTCCGCGAGCTGGAGAGCGGCGCCACCGACCGCGAGGCCCTGCGCGCGGAAGGGACGACGGCCGCGGTCATCGACGCCTCGTTCCGCGTCGAGCCCGGCCAGATCTTCGTCGTCATGGGCCTGTCGGGTTCCGGCAAGTCCACGCTGCTGCGCATGCTCAACGGGCTCCTGGAGCCCACCGCCGGACGCATCCTCTTCGACGGCGAGGACCTCACCGCGCTCTCCGCGCGCGAGCTGCGCCGCGTGCGGTCCACCAAGATCAGCATGGTCTTCCAGCACTTCGCGCTGTTCCCCCACCGCAGTGTCCTGGAGAACGCCGGATACGGACTGGAGGTCCAGGGCGTCCCCCGGGCCGAGCGCGAACGGCGGGCCGCCGAGGCGCTCGCCCTGTGCGGGCTCGGCGGCTGGGAGAACTCCTGGCCCGACGAGCTCTCCGGCGGCATGCAGCAGCGCGTGGGCCTCGCCCGCGCGCTGGCCACCGACGCCGATCTGCTGCTGATGGACGAGTCGTTCAGCGCGCTCGACCCGCTGATCCGCCGCGACATGCAGGACCAGCTGCTCGAACTCCAGCAGAGCCTCGGCAAGACCATCGTGTTCATCACGCACGACCTCAACGAGGCCATGCGGCTCGGCGACTCCATCGCCGTCATGCGCGACGGCCGCATCGTCCAGCAGGGCACGGCCGAGGACATCCTCACCCGCCCCGCCGACGACTACGTCGCCTCCTTCATCCAGGACGTGGACCGCTCGCGCGTGCTCACCGCCGACGCCGTCATGACGGACGCCGCCGCGGACCTGGCGGCCTGCGACTGCCCGACCGTCGCCGCCGACACCCCGCTCGCCGACCTGTGCGCCGTCAGCGCCCGCGTCCCGCACCCCGTCGCCGTCACCGACGCGGCCGGCGCCGTCGTCGGCTCCGTCGATCAGGGTCGCCTCGTCGCCTTCATCGGCGACGAGCGACGCGCACCGCTGCGCTGCGCGGAGGTGGCCGCGTGA
- a CDS encoding SigB/SigF/SigG family RNA polymerase sigma factor, translating to MPAPFSHTAGPVSARPCPAAAVPLPRIAEPREVAPADARELSRLFFRRLRELAEGTPEHRYVRHTLVEMNASLVQFAVRPFRSRGDGGDLEDLVQVGTIGLIKAIDRFDPAREIEFSSLAMPYITGEIKRHFRDTTWAVRVPRRLQELRIDLAKAKEELTALVGRPPTVADLAAHLSLTEEEVIEGLVAANGHTSGSLDAPQAERADGRTEGHSLAETMGAEEPALEHVEDIQTLAPLLERLTDRERRMLSMRFGEELTQAQIGTALGISQMQVSRLLTRVLAHLRASMLADPELGEAVAPQQAEPAAQGAAEGAGADVP from the coding sequence ATGCCCGCCCCGTTCTCCCATACCGCCGGCCCCGTCTCGGCCCGGCCCTGCCCGGCCGCCGCCGTCCCCCTGCCCCGGATCGCCGAACCGCGCGAGGTGGCCCCGGCGGACGCACGCGAGCTGTCGAGACTGTTCTTCCGCCGGCTCCGCGAGCTCGCGGAAGGCACCCCCGAACACCGTTACGTACGTCACACGCTCGTCGAGATGAACGCCTCGCTCGTCCAGTTCGCCGTCCGCCCCTTCCGCAGCCGCGGCGACGGCGGCGACCTCGAAGACCTCGTCCAGGTCGGCACCATCGGCCTGATCAAGGCCATCGACCGGTTCGACCCGGCCCGCGAGATCGAGTTCTCCTCCCTCGCCATGCCGTACATCACCGGCGAGATCAAACGGCACTTCCGCGACACCACTTGGGCGGTCCGCGTCCCGCGCCGGCTCCAGGAGCTGCGCATCGACCTCGCCAAGGCCAAGGAGGAGCTGACGGCCCTGGTCGGCCGCCCGCCGACGGTCGCGGACCTCGCCGCACACCTCTCCCTGACGGAAGAAGAGGTCATCGAGGGCCTCGTCGCCGCCAACGGCCACACCAGCGGCTCCCTCGACGCCCCGCAGGCCGAGCGCGCGGACGGCCGCACCGAAGGCCACAGCCTCGCCGAGACCATGGGGGCCGAAGAGCCCGCACTGGAGCACGTCGAGGACATCCAGACCCTGGCGCCGCTGCTGGAACGGCTCACCGACCGCGAGCGCCGCATGCTGTCGATGCGCTTCGGCGAGGAGCTCACCCAGGCCCAGATCGGCACCGCCCTCGGCATCTCGCAGATGCAGGTCTCGCGCCTCCTGACCCGGGTGCTCGCGCATTTGCGCGCCTCCATGCTGGCCGACCCGGAGCTGGGCGAAGCCGTGGCCCCGCAGCAAGCGGAACCCGCCGCGCAGGGCGCAGCCGAGGGCGCGGGCGCCGACGTACCGTAG
- a CDS encoding S8 family peptidase, whose translation MRSPLWRRYGAALALASALALGVDTGAIAAAPPEGRVQYADAPGAVADSYLVLLDPARAGSRTDRGRAVVERFGGTVRRTYDSAVNGFAVRMTERQARRLAADPAVARVAQNRRMRLDATQPNPPSWGVDRIDQRRRPLNEAYAYPNSGGQGVTAYVIDTGINITHQDFGGRASYGYDAIEDDFEADDSHGHGTHVAGTLVGTTFGTAKKAKVVAVRVLDWYGEGTTEQVVAGIDWVTRNAVKPAVANMSLGGDPDDVLDAAVRGSIASGITYAVAAGNQSMDASGHSPARVSQALTVGAVSDHDARSSYSNFGRLVDLFAPGDFITSAVSWGDDWSTVMSGTSMATPHVAGAAALYLADHRTATPAQVAGALTASATTGVVLDAGPGSPDRALYVGGAPNKAPGKRFASTADHPVGDLETIESPITVSGVPGRAPAQLDVEVYVKHPNSGTLRIDLIAPDGTAYPVKDEYTGWGEGDLVALYTVDASSETAGGVWRLRVFDAFAGHTGYLDGWALRF comes from the coding sequence ATGCGATCACCGTTGTGGCGGCGGTACGGAGCCGCACTCGCACTGGCCTCGGCGCTCGCGCTCGGGGTGGACACCGGGGCCATCGCCGCGGCTCCGCCGGAGGGCCGCGTCCAGTACGCCGACGCACCCGGAGCCGTCGCCGACAGCTACCTCGTCCTGTTGGACCCGGCCCGCGCCGGCTCCCGTACGGACCGCGGCCGGGCCGTGGTCGAACGGTTCGGCGGCACGGTCCGCCGGACGTACGACTCGGCGGTCAACGGCTTCGCCGTCCGGATGACGGAGCGCCAGGCCCGCCGGCTCGCGGCCGATCCGGCCGTCGCACGCGTCGCGCAGAACCGCAGGATGCGGCTCGACGCCACCCAGCCGAACCCGCCCTCGTGGGGCGTGGACCGGATCGACCAGCGCCGACGGCCGCTGAACGAGGCCTACGCGTACCCGAACTCGGGCGGGCAGGGCGTGACCGCGTACGTCATCGACACCGGGATCAACATCACCCACCAGGACTTCGGCGGCCGCGCCTCCTACGGCTACGACGCGATCGAGGACGACTTCGAGGCCGACGACTCCCACGGGCACGGCACGCACGTCGCCGGGACCCTCGTGGGCACCACCTTCGGCACGGCCAAGAAGGCGAAGGTCGTGGCCGTCCGGGTGCTCGACTGGTACGGGGAGGGAACGACCGAGCAGGTGGTCGCCGGGATCGACTGGGTCACCCGCAACGCCGTGAAGCCGGCCGTCGCGAACATGAGCCTGGGCGGGGATCCCGACGACGTGCTGGACGCGGCCGTGCGGGGCTCCATCGCCTCCGGCATCACCTACGCGGTGGCCGCGGGCAACCAGAGCATGGACGCCTCCGGGCACTCGCCCGCCCGGGTCTCCCAGGCGCTGACGGTCGGGGCGGTGAGCGACCACGACGCGCGCTCCTCGTACTCCAACTTCGGGCGGCTGGTCGACCTGTTCGCACCCGGCGACTTCATCACCTCGGCCGTCTCCTGGGGTGACGACTGGAGCACCGTCATGTCCGGCACCTCGATGGCCACCCCGCACGTCGCGGGGGCGGCGGCGCTGTACCTCGCCGACCACCGCACGGCCACCCCGGCCCAGGTGGCCGGCGCCCTGACCGCTTCGGCCACCACCGGCGTGGTGCTCGACGCCGGCCCGGGCTCCCCCGACCGCGCCCTCTACGTGGGCGGCGCGCCGAACAAGGCGCCCGGCAAACGCTTCGCCAGCACCGCCGACCACCCGGTCGGGGACCTGGAGACCATCGAGTCCCCGATCACGGTCAGCGGTGTCCCGGGCCGCGCCCCCGCCCAGTTGGACGTGGAGGTCTACGTCAAACACCCGAACTCCGGGACCCTTCGGATCGACCTGATCGCGCCCGACGGGACGGCGTACCCGGTCAAGGACGAGTACACGGGCTGGGGCGAGGGCGACCTCGTCGCGCTGTACACGGTGGACGCCTCCTCGGAGACGGCCGGCGGGGTGTGGAGACTGCGCGTGTTCGACGCCTTCGCCGGGCACACCGGGTACCTCGACGGGTGGGCGCTGCGGTTCTGA
- a CDS encoding glycine betaine ABC transporter substrate-binding protein — MPRLHLGAWVDSGVDFLQSHLSWLFDAISSVVTGLYDGIEAVLSAPNPLLLAGVLAVAAWWLRGLLAALLAFAGFALVDSVGLWPDAMSTLALVVVATLVTLVIAIPLGIWASRSDRVSAVLKPVLDFMQTMPAMVYLIPGIIFFGVGVVPGIIATIIFSLAPGVRMTELGIRQVDAELVEAADAFGTTPRDTLVRVQLPLALPTIMAGVNQVIMLGLSMVVIAGMVGGGGLGGAVYRAIGSVDIGLGFEAGISIVILAMYLDRMTGALGRQVSPLGRRALAKARSAATGRAKVWGHRPQPVFAVAAAVVLSLVAGGLGVFGDAGKSEVNASGGAGVKNIGKGRQVSIGYIPWDEGIASTYLWKELLERRGYKVDARQLELGALFTGLAGGQIDFQTDSWLPVTQAEYWKKYGNKLDDLGSWYGPTSIELAVPSYVKDVKTLADLKGKGSQFKGRIIGIEPSAGAMGLLKDKVLPQYGLDGEYKVVDGSTPGMLAELKRAYEKKEPVAVVLWSPHWAYASYELTKLADPEGAWGTGDGIHSIARKGFAADEPKIAQWLRSFKMTEAQLTGLEAKIQEAGKGKEQEAVRAWLADHPEVDKLA, encoded by the coding sequence ATGCCCCGCCTGCACCTCGGCGCCTGGGTCGACAGCGGTGTCGACTTCCTGCAGAGCCACCTGTCCTGGCTGTTCGACGCCATCAGCTCCGTCGTCACCGGGCTGTACGACGGCATCGAAGCCGTCCTGTCCGCGCCGAACCCGCTGCTGCTGGCAGGCGTCCTCGCCGTCGCCGCGTGGTGGCTGCGCGGCCTGCTCGCCGCGCTGCTCGCCTTCGCGGGCTTCGCGCTCGTCGACTCCGTCGGCCTGTGGCCCGACGCCATGTCCACGCTCGCACTGGTCGTGGTCGCCACCCTGGTCACCCTGGTCATCGCGATCCCGCTGGGAATCTGGGCCTCGCGCTCCGACCGGGTCAGCGCGGTCCTCAAGCCCGTCCTGGACTTCATGCAGACCATGCCGGCGATGGTCTACCTCATCCCCGGCATCATCTTCTTCGGGGTGGGCGTGGTGCCCGGCATCATCGCCACCATCATCTTCTCGCTGGCCCCCGGCGTGCGGATGACCGAGCTCGGCATCCGCCAGGTCGACGCCGAACTCGTCGAAGCCGCCGACGCCTTCGGCACCACCCCGCGCGACACCCTCGTACGGGTCCAGCTCCCGCTGGCCCTGCCCACCATCATGGCGGGCGTCAACCAGGTCATCATGCTCGGCCTGTCCATGGTCGTCATCGCCGGCATGGTCGGCGGCGGCGGCCTCGGCGGCGCCGTCTACCGCGCCATCGGCAGCGTCGACATCGGCCTCGGCTTCGAGGCGGGCATCTCCATCGTCATCCTCGCCATGTACCTGGACCGGATGACCGGGGCGCTCGGCCGCCAGGTCTCCCCGCTGGGCCGCCGCGCCCTCGCCAAGGCGCGCTCCGCGGCCACCGGCAGGGCCAAGGTGTGGGGCCACCGGCCGCAGCCCGTCTTTGCGGTCGCCGCGGCCGTCGTGCTTTCCCTGGTCGCGGGCGGCCTCGGCGTCTTCGGCGACGCGGGGAAGTCCGAGGTCAACGCCTCCGGCGGGGCCGGGGTCAAGAACATCGGCAAGGGCCGCCAGGTCAGCATCGGCTACATCCCGTGGGACGAGGGCATCGCCTCGACCTACCTGTGGAAGGAGCTCCTGGAGCGCCGCGGCTACAAGGTCGACGCCCGCCAGCTGGAGCTCGGCGCGCTCTTCACCGGGCTCGCGGGCGGCCAGATCGACTTCCAGACCGACTCCTGGCTGCCCGTCACGCAGGCCGAGTACTGGAAGAAGTACGGGAACAAGCTCGACGACCTCGGCTCCTGGTACGGGCCCACCTCCATCGAGCTGGCGGTCCCCTCCTACGTGAAGGACGTCAAGACCCTCGCGGACCTGAAGGGCAAGGGCTCGCAGTTCAAGGGCCGAATCATCGGCATCGAGCCCAGCGCGGGCGCGATGGGCCTGCTCAAGGACAAGGTGCTGCCGCAGTACGGGCTCGACGGCGAGTACAAGGTCGTCGACGGCTCGACCCCGGGCATGCTCGCCGAGCTCAAGCGCGCCTACGAGAAGAAGGAGCCCGTCGCCGTCGTGCTCTGGTCGCCGCACTGGGCGTACGCCTCCTACGAGCTGACGAAGCTGGCGGACCCCGAGGGCGCGTGGGGCACGGGCGACGGCATCCACAGCATCGCCCGCAAGGGCTTCGCCGCCGACGAGCCGAAGATCGCCCAGTGGCTGCGCTCGTTCAAGATGACCGAGGCCCAGCTGACCGGACTGGAGGCCAAGATCCAGGAGGCCGGCAAGGGCAAGGAGCAGGAGGCCGTGCGGGCCTGGCTGGCGGACCACCCCGAGGTGGACAAGCTGGCGTGA